A part of Papilio machaon chromosome 21, ilPapMach1.1, whole genome shotgun sequence genomic DNA contains:
- the LOC106709127 gene encoding uncharacterized protein LOC106709127 isoform X1, with protein MNSLSVTPADLVPSGQVNNGTMVWVKRIVISRSNEETTEMSANDSCISRFFQEDHVRRVKEISPIRMTSQGNLDSSQDLSQTSMDSESDALTLSQLTLEEPEPIIIKPFYNISERKMPTSPHYVIEEEFSQNPWAMLIATIFLTKTSAKTARRYMRSFFDEYQTPYDVLNDTPTSLEKFFENLGLRKRGHMIWKLSYQFVSSKWRRAGDLCGIGKYGEDAYRIFCLGHTDVNPGDRYLKLYLDWLRKNTEFLEDNGIIDSECVIEDPVLKYYRITLRE; from the exons ATGAATTCACTGAGTGTGACACCAGCTGATCTAGTCCCCAGTGGGCAAGTGAACAATGGCACAATGGTGTGGGTTAAACGCATTGTTATAAGTCGAAGTAACGAAG AAACAACAGAAATGTCCGCTAACGATAGCTGCATCAGCAGATTTTTCCAAGAAGATCACGTCAGAAGAGTCAAAGAAATAAGTCCAATAAGAATGACTTCACAAGGAAACCTCGATTCCTCACAAGATCTCAGCCAAACATCTATGGATTCCGAATCGGATGCATTAACATTATCACAATTAACATTAGAAGAGCCAGAacctataattattaaaccattttataatataagcgAACGAAAAATGCCGACATCACCTCATTATGTAATTGAAGAAGAATTCTCACAGAACCCCTGGGCGATGTTAATAGCAACGATATTTCTAACAAAAACATCCGCCAAAACCGCCAGGCGCTATATGAGAAGTTTTTTCGATGAATATCAAACACCGTATGACGTTTTAAACGACACTCCTACATCATTGGAAAAGTTCTTTGAAAATTTAGGCCTTAGAAAACGCGGGCATATGATTTGGAAGCTTAGCTACCAATTTGTAAGTTCGAAGTGGCGTAGAGCTGGCGATTTGTGTGGCATAGGTAAGTACGGCGAAGATGCTTATAGAATTTTTTGTTTGGGCCACACAGATGTGAACCCAGGGGATAGGTATTTAAAGCTATATTTGGATTGGCTTAGGAAAAATACAGAATTTCTTGAAGATAATGGAATTATCGATAGTGAGTGCGTCATTGAAGATCCTGTTCTGAAATATTACAGAATAACTCTAAGAGAATga
- the LOC106709127 gene encoding methyl-CpG-binding domain protein 4 isoform X2, whose product MSANDSCISRFFQEDHVRRVKEISPIRMTSQGNLDSSQDLSQTSMDSESDALTLSQLTLEEPEPIIIKPFYNISERKMPTSPHYVIEEEFSQNPWAMLIATIFLTKTSAKTARRYMRSFFDEYQTPYDVLNDTPTSLEKFFENLGLRKRGHMIWKLSYQFVSSKWRRAGDLCGIGKYGEDAYRIFCLGHTDVNPGDRYLKLYLDWLRKNTEFLEDNGIIDSECVIEDPVLKYYRITLRE is encoded by the coding sequence ATGTCCGCTAACGATAGCTGCATCAGCAGATTTTTCCAAGAAGATCACGTCAGAAGAGTCAAAGAAATAAGTCCAATAAGAATGACTTCACAAGGAAACCTCGATTCCTCACAAGATCTCAGCCAAACATCTATGGATTCCGAATCGGATGCATTAACATTATCACAATTAACATTAGAAGAGCCAGAacctataattattaaaccattttataatataagcgAACGAAAAATGCCGACATCACCTCATTATGTAATTGAAGAAGAATTCTCACAGAACCCCTGGGCGATGTTAATAGCAACGATATTTCTAACAAAAACATCCGCCAAAACCGCCAGGCGCTATATGAGAAGTTTTTTCGATGAATATCAAACACCGTATGACGTTTTAAACGACACTCCTACATCATTGGAAAAGTTCTTTGAAAATTTAGGCCTTAGAAAACGCGGGCATATGATTTGGAAGCTTAGCTACCAATTTGTAAGTTCGAAGTGGCGTAGAGCTGGCGATTTGTGTGGCATAGGTAAGTACGGCGAAGATGCTTATAGAATTTTTTGTTTGGGCCACACAGATGTGAACCCAGGGGATAGGTATTTAAAGCTATATTTGGATTGGCTTAGGAAAAATACAGAATTTCTTGAAGATAATGGAATTATCGATAGTGAGTGCGTCATTGAAGATCCTGTTCTGAAATATTACAGAATAACTCTAAGAGAATga